In Silene latifolia isolate original U9 population chromosome X, ASM4854445v1, whole genome shotgun sequence, the following proteins share a genomic window:
- the LOC141617340 gene encoding uncharacterized protein LOC141617340: MDNKAAEDDAHVITGSFLVNNVPTFVLFDSGASHSFVSSSHAKSMGLGKFVSVKDEVCIPSGESVSCGKLYKGVSMVIRQVDLPVDLLEFHMDSFEMIAGMDWLDTSIIAPTAAEIPVVGEFPDVFPDEILGLPPKRDYDFSVDLKLGT; the protein is encoded by the exons ATGGATAATAAAGCTgcagaggatgatgctcacgtgatcactGGTTCTTTTCTTGTTAACAACGTCCCTACTTTTGtcttgtttgattcaggggcatcacactcttttgtatcgtcaAGTCATGCTAAGTCTATGGGTTTAGGGAAGTTTGTGTCTGTAAAAGATGAAGTTTGTATACCGTCCGGggagtcagtgtcttgtgggaaACTGTATAAAGGGGTGTCCATGGTTATTAGGCAAGTTGATCTTCCAGTTGACTTGTTAGAGTTTCATATGGATAGTTTTGAGATGATAGCCGGGATGGACTGGCTGG ATACCAGTATAATAGCACCGACAGCagctgagataccagtggtgggagagtttccagatgtttttccggatGAAATACTGGGATTACCGCCAAAGAGAGATTATGACTTTAGTGTGGATTTAAAACTAGGGACATGA